In Mixophyes fleayi isolate aMixFle1 chromosome 4, aMixFle1.hap1, whole genome shotgun sequence, the following proteins share a genomic window:
- the GPRIN1 gene encoding G protein-regulated inducer of neurite outgrowth 1 has protein sequence MGSPKQPQRLQLSRPDAASETVSLRSPISSRIWQAEDPTRNSGFDGEDLCMRHFCVSVNVDHEPMDGSFSFDTGGDGILEVHRDFSMDTDGTYSFHESREDQTRPIEESTNVTSVFNVKEASDKDSPNSENVMDCKKHMLNAANAPEASPSLALNTGIDPRDLDTRQGTLKDISLKDKKKEIDHGNSELIQVVSSLGNEISRENLAEGLAGCKDVANGEQNIKTHTSELIPSNNLSDTQEKQYRSIAISPIVPPDGSSSFTFQTDTRAQKTSSVLSCEVRLDGKEISKKEDLSKAPSFELTPPNHNDGTETKVQYRSVAVSPIIPPGDTSSFTFQTDHGSKAQEDLKVCGTHQRTDALGTDNFPKVCSPEFIPCSHNDGTQSRVEYKSVAVSPIIPPEGSSFTFHALRTVSGNTAGTHCTDLLPKTYSFELTPPNQDVGTQADTRAECVSVAVSPIIPPDGSSSFIFQSEQLLNKISGGKELENKWNHVKPSHAQDEGASTQAATKVQCVSVAISPIVLPGGASSFTFLAEKSSLSPATEHNKDNNIKSTDNLPKTYSFELTPPDEEASTVTRVEYRSVAVSPIIPPDEVSFTFQNEKKKDPSCVDVLPKTYSFELTPPDQDIGTQANTRVECVSVAVSPIVISQGSSFFPFQTDQMTPHLEQTQKQNACSISALPKTSLELTPQYQDVGIQVDTTTQCTSIAVSPIIPLQGSCSFVFHSEGINQASTVCSHLQEKPLMKDAEMQVCFPVETRSIATDPMTPRGKSPQASYPEVRVKEAKAVHPEPVREVSWDEKGMTWEVYGASMEVEVLGMAIQKHLEKQIEEHGRQKVMTPQSTRGSSVRGAAVKSESKRQPGAFRGIFHSVRRPRCCSRSGPVVE, from the coding sequence ATGGGGAGCCCTAAACAGCCTCAGAGATTACAGCTGTCAAGACCAGATGCTGCTAGTGAGACCGTTTCCCTGCGTTCACCTATCTCTTCTAGAATCTGGCAGGCTGAAGATCCTACACGCAATTCAGGGTTCGATGGAGAGGATCTTTGCATGAGGCACTTCTGTGTCAGTGTAAATGTTGACCATGAACCTATGGATGGCAGTTTCAGCTTTGACACAGGTGGGGATGGCATCTTAGAAGTACATAGGGACTTTTCTATGGATACTGATGGGACCTATTCTTTTCATGAAAGCAGGGAAGATCAGACTCGACCCATTGAAGAAAGCACAAATGTCACCTCTGTCTTTAATGTTAAAGAAGCATCAGATAAAGACTCGCCCAACTCAGAAAATGTTATGGACTGTAAAAAGCACATGTTAAATGCTGCCAATGCGCCAGAAGCAAGTCCTTCTTTAGCACTGAACACAGGTATAGATCCTAGAGATCTTGACACAAGACAAGGAACATTGAAAGATATATCCTTAAAAGACAAGAAGAAGGAAATTGACCATGGAAACTCAGAATTGATACAGGTTGTCAGCAGTCTTGGTAATGAAATAAGTAGGGAAAACCTAGCAGAAGGGTTGGCAGGCTGTAAGGACGTTGCTAATGGGGAAcagaatataaaaacacacacatctgAGCTGATTCCTTCGAATAACCTCAGTGATACACAGGAAAAACAGTATAGATCTATTGCCATAAGCCCTATTGTTCCACCAGATGGAAGCTCATCTTTCACTTTTCAGACTGATACAAGGGCTCAAAAAACATCATCTGTTCTTTCTTGTGAAGTGAGGCTAGATGGAAAAGAGATCAGCAAAAAAGAGGATCTTTCAAAAGCCCCTTCATTTGAACTCACTCCTCCTAATCATAATGATGGGACTGAGACAAAAGTGCAGTATAGGTCTGTGGCTGTCAGTCCCATTATTCCACCAGGAGACACGTCATCATTCACATTTCAAACAGATCATGGTTCAAAGGCTCAAGAAGATCTAAAGGTTTGTGGTACACACCAAAGGACAGATGCCTTAGGAACAGACAATTTCCCAAAGGTTTGTTCCCCTGAATTTATTCCTTGCAGTCACAATGATGGAACACAAAGCAGAGTTGAATATAAATCTGTAGCAGTGAGTCCAATTATTCCACCAGAAGGATCCTCGTTTACTTTTCATGCATTAAGAACTGTTTCCGGCAATACAGCAGGAACTCACTGCACTGACTTACTCCCAAAAACATATTCCTTTGAATTAACTCCTCCCAATCAGGATGTTGGTACTCAGGCAGACACGAGAGCAGAGTGTGTTTCAGTCGCAGTAAGCCCAATTATCCCACCAGATGGATCTTCCTCCTTTATTTTCCAATCAGAACAACTGCTGAATAAAATTAGTGGAGGAAAAGAATTAGAAAATAAATGGAATCATGTAAAACCGTCACATGCACAGGATGAAGGTGCGAGTACACAGGCTGCTACTAAAGTGCAGTGTGTATCAGTGGCTATTAGTCCCATTGTGCTTCCCGGTGGAGCTTCATCATTCACATTTCTAGCAGAGAAGTCCTCTCTTTCTCCTGCTACAGAGCACAACAAAGATAACAATATTAAGAGTACAGATAAtctcccaaaaacatactcgttCGAGCTCACTCCTCCAGATGAAGAAGCTAGCACTGTGACAAGAGTAGAATACAGGTCTGTGGCCGTGAGTCCTATAATACCACCTGATGAAGTAtcatttactttccaaaatgaaaaaaaaaaggatccaaGCTGTGTAGATGTGCTACCTAAAACATATTCATTTGAACTGACACCCCCTGATCAAGACATTGGGACACAGGCTAATACCAGAGTGGAGTGTGTGTCAGTAGCTGTCAGTCCTATTGTTATTTCACAGGGGTCTTCATTTTTTCCGTTCCAAACAGATCAAATGACCCCCCACCTTGAACAGACACAAAAGCAGAATGCCTGCAGCATAAGTGCACTTCCCAAAACTTCACTAGAACTGACACCACAGTATCAAGATGTAGGGATCCAAGTTGATACTACAACACAGTGTACATCAATAGCTGTCAGTCCCATCATACCATTGCAGGGGTCATGTTCCTTTGTGTTCCACTCTGAGGGTATAAATCAAGCCTCCACAGTATGCTCACATTTGCAAGAAAAGCCTCTTATGAAAGATGCAGAGATGCAAGTGTGCTTTCCAGTTGAAACAAGATCTATTGCAACTGACCCAATGACACCCAGAGGGAAATCGCCCCAGGCGTCTTATCCCGAAGTCCGTGTGAAAGAAGCCAAAGCAGTTCATCCAGAACCAGTGCGGGAGGTCAGCTGGGATGAGAAAGGAATGACCTGGGAAGTGTATGGAGCATCAATGGAAGTTGAGGTTCTAGGAATGGCCATACAGAAACACCTAGAGAAACAGATTGAGGAGCACGGGAGGCAGAAGGTGATGACACCTCAAAGTACACGAGGTAGTTCTGTTCGAGGTGCCGCAGTAAAGAGTGAGAGCAAACGCCAACCTGGTGCTTTCCGCGGCATTTTCCACAGTGTTCGGCGACCCCGTTGCTGCTCTCGTTCTGGACCTGTTGTAGAGTGA